Proteins found in one Aneurinibacillus uraniidurans genomic segment:
- a CDS encoding HlyD family efflux transporter periplasmic adaptor subunit produces MNHNLYRKAALERMASPEKLDILLTITRPRHWLALIAIVMLIVAFFIWAVCSTIPVQTKGSGVFVLQGGMTRIVSTVEGQLTDSSVQVGDHISRGDVVARLFNPAWVAPASGTAPNVSQQLLLKSRIVSLESGTVTELHARPGQWLKAGEPLFTLDLASEDKKAETVVYVSPEVSKQIQPGMQARIWPNQDRNSENGAIIGHVSSVSGVPASLSSIERAVGNREVAQQFLQTGSVMEIRVALETDARHSTGFHWTAPRAHSNFRAQTGMLCSVDFIVGSVRPINWIF; encoded by the coding sequence ATGAATCATAATTTATATCGCAAAGCAGCGTTAGAGCGCATGGCGTCACCGGAAAAGCTGGATATTTTACTGACTATCACACGCCCTCGCCACTGGCTTGCACTTATTGCAATCGTTATGCTGATTGTCGCCTTTTTTATATGGGCTGTATGCAGTACCATTCCTGTTCAAACAAAAGGCAGTGGTGTATTTGTATTACAGGGAGGAATGACGCGCATCGTTTCCACGGTCGAAGGGCAGCTGACCGATAGCAGTGTGCAGGTGGGCGATCATATATCACGCGGTGATGTTGTGGCCCGTTTATTTAATCCGGCGTGGGTGGCACCGGCTTCCGGTACCGCTCCGAATGTTTCACAGCAATTGCTGCTTAAATCACGCATTGTGAGTCTGGAAAGTGGAACGGTAACCGAGCTGCATGCTAGGCCAGGACAATGGCTCAAAGCAGGTGAGCCGCTGTTTACGCTTGATCTGGCGAGTGAAGATAAGAAAGCGGAAACCGTTGTATATGTATCGCCAGAAGTCAGCAAGCAGATTCAACCAGGCATGCAAGCAAGAATTTGGCCGAATCAAGACCGAAATAGCGAAAATGGCGCCATCATTGGACATGTCTCGTCCGTTTCAGGTGTCCCGGCTTCTTTATCCAGCATCGAGCGCGCAGTTGGAAATAGAGAAGTCGCGCAGCAATTTTTGCAGACGGGTTCTGTTATGGAAATCCGGGTCGCATTAGAGACAGATGCCCGGCATTCAACCGGATTTCACTGGACGGCCCCGCGTGCTCATTCTAACTTCCGGGCACAAACGGGCATGCTCTGTTCCGTCGATTTTATCGTCGGGAGCGTCCGTCCGATCAACTGGATTTTTTGA
- a CDS encoding NHLP family bacteriocin export ABC transporter peptidase/permease/ATPase subunit, with the protein MFWLSRLPKKQETPTILQMEAVECGAVSLAIILAHYGCYIPIETLRDDCGVSRDGSKALNILKAARKYGLTAKGYKKETNSLRQIKPPFIVHWNFNHFLVIEGFVGDNVYVNDPAHGRSMVPIEEFDQSFTGVVLTMEPGEEFVARGHAFAVFPSLLNRLKGYGTEWSYLLLSGLALVATGILVPIFLKVFVDRMLLAGQMQWVSALLLGMVVTLLLRMLLTSMRQYALLRLETKLSLSMSSTFIWHIFRLPVHFFTHRSVGEVTGRIQANDWIAKFVTEQLASTVIDILVIGLYLGFMLLYDVRLALVAVVVASMNVVYLLVVSKKQASHNQKLQLDQGKLWGASIAGLMNMESLKANGRETDFFARWAGYQANKIQAEQRLGVSNQYLVAIPPFLAYLNQTLILTIGGVLILNGSFTVGMLLAFQGFTAGFLAPINNLVAMGGMLQTMKGHLTRLDDVLGYPADDTYARQPDVEHMAEKHAATKLSGALSLRDVTFGYSPLEAPLIENISLHVAPGSFVAIVGGSGSGKSTIAKLLSGLYHPWSGSITFDGIERSVLPRTLLVNSVALVDQDIHLFSGTVHDNITLWDQTIPKSVVVQAAKDSGIHDDINARTDGYEHLVEEGGRNFSGGQAQRIEIARALAQQPSILILDEATSALDPAVEAYIYAQLRRRGCTCIIIAHRLSAIRDCDHIVVVDKGRIVQQGTHDELIQADGSYATLYNAAGKQEEEAS; encoded by the coding sequence ATGTTCTGGTTATCGAGGTTACCTAAAAAACAGGAAACCCCGACCATCTTGCAAATGGAAGCGGTAGAATGTGGTGCGGTTTCACTTGCGATCATTTTGGCTCATTATGGCTGCTACATTCCAATCGAAACATTGCGGGATGATTGCGGGGTATCTCGGGACGGGAGTAAAGCACTTAATATTTTGAAAGCTGCCCGCAAATACGGGTTAACGGCTAAAGGATATAAGAAAGAGACGAACAGTCTGCGCCAAATAAAACCGCCGTTCATCGTGCATTGGAATTTTAATCATTTTCTTGTCATTGAAGGCTTTGTAGGCGACAACGTGTATGTGAATGATCCGGCACATGGACGCAGCATGGTTCCAATTGAAGAGTTTGATCAATCGTTTACCGGTGTTGTGCTTACGATGGAGCCTGGCGAAGAGTTCGTAGCACGTGGGCATGCATTCGCGGTGTTTCCTTCTTTGTTAAATCGACTGAAAGGATACGGGACTGAATGGAGCTACCTGCTTCTATCCGGGTTGGCGCTAGTTGCTACGGGAATTCTTGTGCCGATCTTTTTAAAAGTTTTTGTTGATCGTATGCTGCTGGCAGGACAGATGCAATGGGTGTCTGCTTTGCTGCTTGGCATGGTTGTTACCTTGCTTTTGCGTATGCTGCTTACAAGTATGCGTCAATATGCGTTGTTGCGGCTAGAAACGAAGCTTTCTTTAAGTATGTCAAGTACATTTATCTGGCATATCTTTCGCTTACCCGTTCATTTTTTTACACATCGGTCTGTTGGGGAAGTGACTGGGCGCATACAAGCAAACGATTGGATTGCCAAATTCGTAACTGAGCAGTTGGCAAGCACGGTAATCGATATACTGGTAATCGGATTATATCTTGGATTTATGCTGCTGTATGACGTGCGGCTGGCACTTGTTGCTGTTGTTGTCGCGAGCATGAATGTGGTGTACTTGCTCGTCGTCTCCAAAAAACAGGCCAGTCACAATCAGAAGCTTCAGCTTGATCAAGGAAAGCTCTGGGGAGCTTCCATTGCGGGCTTGATGAATATGGAATCCTTGAAAGCGAACGGGCGAGAAACCGACTTTTTTGCTCGCTGGGCGGGCTATCAGGCAAATAAAATTCAGGCGGAACAGCGCTTGGGGGTATCTAATCAATACTTGGTGGCGATCCCTCCATTTCTCGCGTATTTGAATCAAACACTTATTTTAACGATTGGTGGCGTACTGATCCTGAATGGGTCGTTTACAGTTGGCATGCTGCTCGCGTTTCAAGGATTTACGGCTGGTTTTTTAGCGCCGATCAATAATTTGGTTGCGATGGGAGGCATGCTCCAGACGATGAAAGGGCACTTGACCAGGCTCGATGATGTGCTCGGCTATCCGGCTGATGACACATATGCCCGTCAGCCGGATGTGGAGCACATGGCAGAAAAACATGCGGCTACCAAATTGTCCGGGGCATTATCGCTGCGTGATGTGACGTTCGGGTATAGCCCACTCGAAGCACCGCTTATTGAAAATATTTCGCTGCATGTCGCACCAGGCTCATTCGTGGCGATCGTTGGCGGGTCAGGAAGTGGAAAATCAACGATTGCCAAGCTGCTCTCTGGTTTGTATCATCCGTGGTCCGGAAGTATTACATTCGATGGGATAGAGAGATCAGTCTTGCCGAGGACACTACTTGTCAATTCGGTGGCGCTCGTTGATCAGGACATTCATTTATTTTCCGGTACGGTGCATGACAATATTACGCTGTGGGATCAAACCATTCCGAAGTCTGTCGTCGTACAAGCGGCAAAAGACAGTGGAATTCACGACGACATTAACGCACGGACAGACGGATATGAGCATCTTGTGGAAGAAGGCGGTCGGAATTTTAGTGGGGGGCAAGCACAGCGAATCGAGATTGCCCGGGCACTGGCCCAGCAGCCGTCGATTCTTATTCTGGATGAGGCGACAAGCGCACTTGATCCGGCGGTGGAAGCGTACATTTATGCCCAGCTGCGCCGCCGGGGATGCACATGCATCATTATTGCGCATCGGCTTAGTGCCATTCGGGATTGTGATCATATTGTGGTGGTAGATAAGGGAAGAATTGTGCAGCAAGGCACACACGATGAGTTAATTCAGGCAGACGGTTCGTACGCTACGCTATATAACGCCGCTGGTAAACAAGAGGAGGAGGCTTCATGA
- a CDS encoding NHLP bacteriocin export ABC transporter permease/ATPase subunit encodes MIPDSLFSIAQDSSYVTKRTSVPLHDPSIVYVVVEGSVDLYAVEWQDGRAVSTKQFLFSIEAGQIMLALPQTVRNQTGLVADVLPGTKWLSIDFTALQALLRTEAALGTYCSRLLNVWIQNITAAVVTEIAPRQAQLVDMGQETVVWKEGTFLSESIVWARPITHPVRCWGRDDIPLVPAMQAVPLLRTTWVASVQGNRLHTVPMQEFITDDECAPSLLFYHELIGIVIKRNKQSREVDEQVRIALRAEQDQAMIKQSLARFAAVADKEKQQRLMEDAVDHDPLLMCCRWVGEVLGITISPPKRLNSNRPEAIFEVLGIRYRKVALRGRWWCEDNGPLLAFWDDGNPVALLPDKGAAYILRDPAHDDSSNVTPAIAAHLKPFAYEMYRSLPHRAVDWKDIIRFMFTPRARQDVSRALFIGLVIGLLGMVFPIATGVLVDKIIPAAEPSQLFYMMILLLAIAFTVFGCTVSQAVTWLRLSGTSDCALHSAAWDRLLHMPISFFRQYTAGDLAIRMGGVTTSFHIISNWLTGGMVSALFSLLQIGLLFSYQPTLAWLAVILVVVYMILFALISVRLRRYTNQETTQQGIVSGLLVQLVASIPKLRVAAAENRAFHRWSHAFSMQRAFAYKLRESGNTLLIINTGYPLAASLALFWMVSASGIQMNPGAFVAFHAAFAILIGSVIGFCTSSIPLFELIPTYKRLTPLLEEQPEIDDAQSDPGELSGEIEVSHVSFAYDTSGRLALDDVSLHIKAGEYVAIVGASGSGKSTLLRLLIGFEKSTNGAIYYDGKDISGLDLRAVRRQCGVVLQNGRVWAGDIAENIIGQSTDLSVEDAWTAAHAVGLDADISNLPMGMHTVLSEAGSTFSGGQRQRILLARAIVHKPTVLFLDEATSALDQISQEKITTMLQAMNSTRIVIAHRLSTIVHADRIIVMEKGKIVEQGTYEELLERGGVFAVMAQRQVI; translated from the coding sequence ATGATACCGGACAGTCTGTTTTCTATCGCACAGGATTCATCATATGTTACGAAACGAACGTCTGTACCGTTACATGATCCTTCTATCGTATATGTCGTCGTAGAAGGAAGCGTTGATTTGTATGCGGTCGAGTGGCAAGACGGGCGTGCGGTAAGCACAAAACAGTTTTTGTTTTCCATCGAAGCGGGTCAGATCATGCTGGCGCTTCCGCAAACCGTGCGCAATCAAACAGGGCTTGTGGCAGATGTGCTGCCGGGAACGAAATGGCTGTCCATTGATTTTACGGCGTTACAGGCGCTTCTACGAACAGAGGCTGCGCTAGGTACATACTGTTCCCGCTTATTGAATGTGTGGATTCAAAACATAACCGCAGCGGTTGTGACAGAAATCGCGCCCCGTCAGGCACAGCTGGTTGACATGGGTCAAGAGACGGTTGTCTGGAAAGAAGGGACGTTTTTATCGGAATCCATCGTCTGGGCGCGTCCGATTACGCATCCGGTTCGCTGCTGGGGACGAGATGATATTCCGCTTGTGCCCGCTATGCAGGCGGTCCCGTTGCTGCGCACAACATGGGTCGCCTCGGTACAAGGGAATCGCCTGCACACCGTTCCGATGCAGGAATTTATCACAGACGATGAATGTGCGCCGAGTTTGCTCTTTTATCATGAGCTGATCGGGATCGTCATAAAGAGAAACAAACAGAGTCGGGAAGTGGATGAGCAAGTGCGGATTGCTTTGCGGGCCGAGCAGGATCAGGCGATGATCAAGCAATCACTTGCCCGCTTCGCAGCTGTCGCGGATAAGGAAAAACAGCAGCGGCTGATGGAAGATGCTGTCGATCATGACCCGTTGCTTATGTGCTGTCGGTGGGTTGGAGAGGTGTTGGGCATTACAATTTCGCCACCGAAACGCTTGAATTCTAACAGGCCGGAAGCGATTTTTGAAGTGTTGGGCATTCGGTATCGGAAGGTAGCGCTGCGCGGACGCTGGTGGTGTGAAGATAACGGTCCTCTGCTTGCTTTTTGGGACGATGGGAATCCGGTAGCCCTTCTGCCTGACAAGGGTGCTGCCTATATACTGCGTGATCCAGCGCATGATGACAGTAGCAACGTAACACCCGCAATCGCAGCCCATCTAAAACCGTTTGCTTACGAAATGTATCGTTCTTTGCCTCATCGAGCAGTGGATTGGAAGGATATTATCCGGTTTATGTTTACACCGCGTGCCAGACAGGATGTATCCCGTGCACTTTTCATCGGGCTTGTGATCGGCTTGCTCGGTATGGTGTTTCCCATTGCAACCGGGGTGCTGGTGGACAAAATTATTCCAGCGGCTGAGCCAAGTCAGTTGTTTTATATGATGATACTGCTGCTTGCCATTGCATTCACTGTATTTGGATGTACGGTCTCGCAAGCTGTTACATGGTTGCGCCTGTCTGGCACGTCTGATTGTGCCCTGCATAGCGCGGCGTGGGATCGGCTTTTGCACATGCCCATATCGTTTTTTCGCCAGTATACCGCTGGCGATCTGGCCATTCGGATGGGAGGGGTGACCACAAGTTTCCACATTATCTCCAACTGGCTTACTGGCGGTATGGTCAGCGCTCTGTTCTCTCTGTTGCAGATTGGGCTTTTATTTTCGTATCAGCCTACACTTGCATGGCTTGCCGTCATTCTAGTCGTTGTGTATATGATTTTGTTCGCGCTGATTAGCGTTCGCTTGCGGCGGTATACGAATCAGGAAACAACACAACAAGGTATCGTAAGCGGCTTGCTTGTCCAGCTTGTCGCAAGCATCCCGAAGCTGCGTGTGGCTGCGGCAGAGAACCGCGCCTTCCATCGCTGGAGTCACGCGTTTAGCATGCAGCGAGCGTTCGCATACAAGCTGCGGGAATCAGGAAATACCTTACTTATCATTAACACGGGCTATCCGCTTGCGGCGAGCCTAGCGTTATTCTGGATGGTTTCTGCTTCTGGCATTCAGATGAATCCCGGTGCATTCGTTGCATTTCATGCCGCATTTGCGATTCTGATTGGCTCTGTCATTGGTTTTTGTACATCTTCTATACCGCTGTTTGAATTAATCCCGACATACAAACGACTGACTCCTTTGCTAGAGGAGCAACCGGAAATAGATGATGCACAATCTGATCCGGGGGAGCTGTCCGGTGAAATAGAAGTCAGCCACGTTTCATTTGCCTACGATACTTCTGGACGGCTAGCGCTCGATGATGTATCGCTCCATATAAAAGCAGGGGAATATGTGGCCATTGTTGGCGCTTCGGGAAGTGGGAAGTCGACCTTGCTGCGCTTGCTGATTGGCTTTGAAAAATCGACAAACGGTGCGATTTATTACGATGGAAAAGACATAAGCGGGCTCGACCTACGGGCAGTGCGCCGCCAATGCGGTGTCGTGCTGCAAAACGGTCGGGTATGGGCGGGTGACATTGCAGAGAACATTATCGGGCAAAGTACAGACTTATCTGTTGAAGATGCGTGGACGGCGGCACATGCCGTTGGATTAGATGCGGATATTAGCAACTTGCCGATGGGAATGCATACGGTATTGTCCGAAGCGGGGAGCACGTTTTCTGGCGGTCAAAGACAGAGAATTTTATTGGCGCGTGCGATTGTTCATAAACCGACCGTTTTATTTCTGGACGAAGCTACGAGTGCCCTCGACCAGATTTCCCAAGAAAAAATTACAACCATGCTTCAAGCGATGAATAGTACCCGGATCGTCATTGCGCACCGTCTAAGTACTATCGTACACGCTGATCGTATCATCGTCATGGAAAAAGGAAAGATCGTGGAACAAGGAACGTATGAAGAGTTACTAGAGCGCGGCGGCGTATTTGCCGTGATGGCACAACGGCAAGTTATTTAA
- a CDS encoding GNAT family N-acetyltransferase — protein sequence MFELELLRPESAKPYQKFTYQSYRNVIVDGTIPTEKRPLLIGAHVNQQPIGLIVVAREADQTEAKLTSLFVQESFRKQGVGTGLMKYALEVVRAGGMTNVKVEYYALPHIQEFERVLEKSGWNRPAVYSHYYRFELKNLESARWMRRIRVPVGYRAIVWNDMPKEQLGEMAGLQEEGYLSYYDPLWNEDKIAGTCSCVLLEGDTIVGWSIIEQHMPDTLLYRTLYIREAYRNLGLGLVLAAQTSKIGFESTVPYCVIQIVLKNEQMQKVARSFIDPLCPVVTEYRRCEWEEGRER from the coding sequence ATGTTTGAACTGGAGCTACTACGACCTGAAAGTGCAAAACCGTATCAAAAATTTACGTATCAAAGCTACCGAAATGTCATTGTGGATGGAACGATCCCAACAGAGAAGCGTCCACTACTCATTGGGGCTCATGTGAATCAGCAGCCGATCGGGCTTATCGTAGTGGCGCGGGAGGCAGATCAGACAGAGGCAAAACTTACGTCCCTGTTTGTTCAGGAAAGCTTTCGCAAGCAAGGGGTTGGGACTGGGTTGATGAAGTATGCGTTAGAGGTAGTACGAGCGGGGGGAATGACGAATGTTAAGGTAGAGTATTATGCTTTGCCGCACATTCAGGAGTTTGAGAGAGTATTAGAGAAATCAGGGTGGAATCGTCCTGCTGTATATAGCCACTATTACCGATTTGAATTGAAAAATCTGGAATCAGCACGTTGGATGCGCCGTATTCGTGTTCCTGTCGGTTATCGTGCCATTGTATGGAACGATATGCCAAAAGAACAATTGGGCGAAATGGCAGGGTTACAGGAGGAAGGGTATTTGTCATATTATGACCCATTATGGAATGAGGATAAAATCGCGGGTACGTGCAGTTGTGTCCTGCTAGAGGGGGATACGATTGTCGGCTGGTCCATTATTGAACAACACATGCCCGATACGCTGCTATATCGCACGCTGTACATTCGGGAAGCGTATCGCAATCTCGGTCTTGGTCTTGTACTGGCAGCCCAAACATCTAAAATTGGCTTTGAGTCAACTGTTCCGTATTGTGTCATTCAAATCGTGCTAAAAAATGAACAGATGCAGAAAGTTGCTAGGAGTTTCATCGATCCTCTGTGCCCAGTTGTTACGGAATATCGGAGGTGTGAGTGGGAAGAGGGAAGAGAAAGGTGA
- a CDS encoding glycosyltransferase family 4 protein: MARTKTVAEIGVYPPPVGGISIHVARLCDHLEQQDVPFIIYDGNGDKGVKDRAVLPIPEVEQWSWRYLRQRNEDIIHNHFLRWQMRFALSLLKLKGKRIIHTIHSLRNDGEHLGFAQKMMVRLTGLLSDHFIAVSEEIKDKLVELHIPERKISVIPAFIPPGEKEAAVQIPDYITAFFDRYPRVITANGGVGNLHNGHELYGLDLCLDMFIQLAREDQELGFVYCITHVVDEDILERYKERIIAHGLESRCLLVQEKVPFYPLLQRSALFVRPTASDGDAISLREALYFGTPAVASDVVKRPNGVITFANRDSQDLILTCREVLHHPIPDPEQYRLEQEQYVQQTLDVLLNR, translated from the coding sequence ATGGCTCGCACGAAAACCGTTGCCGAGATCGGGGTGTATCCTCCTCCCGTTGGCGGCATCTCTATTCATGTCGCACGGCTGTGTGACCATCTCGAGCAACAGGATGTTCCGTTCATTATTTATGACGGTAATGGAGATAAGGGGGTAAAAGACCGAGCCGTGCTTCCGATTCCGGAAGTAGAGCAATGGTCGTGGCGTTATTTGCGGCAGCGCAATGAAGATATTATTCATAATCACTTCCTGCGCTGGCAGATGCGGTTTGCCCTCTCTCTTTTAAAGCTAAAAGGCAAACGAATCATTCATACGATTCATAGCCTGCGCAATGATGGGGAACATCTCGGGTTTGCTCAAAAAATGATGGTGCGTCTCACGGGGCTTCTCTCTGACCACTTCATTGCTGTGAGTGAAGAAATTAAGGACAAGCTGGTCGAACTGCATATCCCGGAACGTAAAATTTCGGTCATTCCTGCCTTTATTCCACCGGGTGAGAAAGAGGCGGCTGTGCAGATTCCTGATTATATTACCGCGTTTTTTGATCGGTATCCGCGTGTCATTACGGCAAACGGCGGTGTCGGCAATCTGCACAATGGACACGAACTGTACGGACTTGATCTGTGTCTGGATATGTTCATTCAGCTAGCCCGGGAAGATCAGGAGCTCGGGTTCGTGTACTGCATTACTCATGTGGTCGATGAAGATATTCTGGAACGATACAAAGAACGCATTATCGCTCACGGTCTGGAAAGTCGCTGTTTGCTTGTACAAGAAAAAGTACCTTTCTATCCGCTATTGCAACGCTCTGCTTTATTCGTCAGGCCGACTGCAAGCGATGGAGATGCGATTTCACTACGGGAAGCCTTATATTTTGGGACTCCTGCTGTAGCAAGCGATGTGGTGAAACGTCCAAATGGCGTCATAACGTTTGCAAATCGTGATTCGCAGGACTTGATTCTGACCTGCCGGGAAGTGCTGCACCATCCAATACCGGATCCGGAGCAGTATCGTCTTGAACAGGAGCAATATGTGCAGCAGACGCTTGATGTGTTGCTAAACCGATAA